From Topomyia yanbarensis strain Yona2022 chromosome 1, ASM3024719v1, whole genome shotgun sequence, one genomic window encodes:
- the LOC131676018 gene encoding uncharacterized protein LOC131676018, with product MQQQVQFLRAIASNAGASTSSIPSTNNEVQNDTPSLPDLRLPRMNLPIFSGNFLEWQSFYDLFSGSVHQNPSLRPSQKLYFLKTHLAGEAATLISHLNLEDANYQPALQKLRERYNKPREIANLHITRFLSQPHLTASSPSGLRSLHDVSDEVNRALTALEREGRDIWLMHIIYEKLNAHTKELWCQKIVELEEDAVNFDALLRFIDNRSSALQSSQRSRISSTAPNSKPQISKPQYRPSSVLVATNQIQLNCGICSKPGHQPYQCDMFTHTSSSDRFSMVSRHCLRHHSGEACKAGSCRKCGQMHHTLLHNAFQPAAQFTSTQAPVSNPPQALISAINLADHLDGTNVLLLTATIDVFDKYGRPHSVRGVLDCASHLSFIRKDLCDQLGIEKSPINLDFQGISSTSAHSSMEVSITITSRCSPYWANVPCAILDRISADLPLCPVNIDDWPIPDSVYLADPQFHNPGRDSVILGLQPFLELLEPGRINLDSTGRLPILQHTKLGWVVSGRYEEPLHSSPVISTCLITSVDNHLSRQLQKFFGIEEYMHQGAHFSEEEKACEAHFELHAIHDNAGRFQVRLPCREDPTLLGESRNIAIRHREQIKRKLVRTHLLMSQYHCFLREYLDAGHMSLAKTPHPHHCVLKESSSTTKYCVVLMIGPVLQDSLIDILLRFRFPVVALTGDIQQMYRMVQVAMEDREYQQILWRWKAEDTIDEHTLNTVTYGTKTASYLATKCVQQLLNQYARSAFTVVQKTLKGTYVDEVLTGADSPEEAWQLRRQLSEKFASVGFHLRKWASNCTAALEGVPKADLQIRN from the coding sequence ATGCAGCAGCAAGTACAGTTTCTTCGAGCAATCGCAAGCAATGCAGGAGCTTCAACTTCATCGATTCCTTCTACAAACAACGAAGTACAGAACGACACTCCATCGCTTCCAGATTTGAGGCTGCCCAGAATGAATCTGCCGATTTTTAGCGGTAACTTTTTGGAATGGCAGTCGTTTTACGATCTCTTCAGTGGATCCGTGCATCAAAATCCATCGCTACGCCCGAGCCAGAAACTGTACTTCCTCAAAACACATTTGGCAGGTGAAGCAGCAACGTTAATTTCACACCTAAATTTGGAGGATGCCAATTACCAACCAGCACTCCAAAAACTTCGAGAGCGATACAACAAACCCCGCGAGATAGCTAATCTGCACATCACTCGATTCTTGAGCCAGCCACATTTGACAGCTTCGTCCCCCTCTGGCTTGCGCTCCCTGCACGATGTTTCAGATGAAGTAAATCGGGCCTTGACAGCTCTGGAACGTGAAGGAAGAGATATTTGGTTAATGCACATCATCTACGAAAAGCTGAATGCGCACACTAAAGAATTGTGGTGCCAGAAAATAGTTGAGCTTGAGGAGGATGCCGTCAACTTTGATGCGTTGTTAAGGTTCATCGATAATCGAAGCTCCGCTCTGCAATCGTCGCAACGCTCCCGAATTTCCAGCACTGCTCCAAACAGCAAGCCACAGATATCAAAGCCTCAGTATAGACCATCTTCTGTTCTTGTGGCCACAAACCAAATACAATTAAATTGTGGCATTTGCTCGAAACCAGGCCACCAGCCGTACCAATGCGATATGTTTACACACACTAGCTCATCTGACCGATTTTCTATGGTTTCTAGGCACTGTTTGAGACATCATAGTGGCGAGGCGTGCAAGGCTGGTTCCTGTCGAAAATGTGGTCAGATGCACCATACTCTACTTCACAACGCCTTTCAACCCGCAGCACAGTTCACATCGACCCAAGCACCCGTTTCTAATCCTCCTCAAGCCCTCATTTCAGCCATCAATTTAGCCGACCATCTCGATGGTACGAATGTGCTTCTCTTGACAGCTACCATTGATGTTTTCGATAAATATGGTCGCCCCCATTCCGTTCGCGGAGTGCTCGATTGCGCGTCGCATCTCAGCTTCATCAGGAAAGATTTATGCGATCAACTCGGCATTGAAAAATCCCCCATCAACCTAGACTTTCAGGGGATTTCATCCACAAGCGCACACTCTAGTATGGAAGTTTCAATTACAATTACCTCCAGATGTTCGCCCTACTGGGCCAATGTACCCTGCGCTATACTGGATCGAATATCTGCCGATCTTCCACTATGCCCAGTGAACATCGACGATTGGCCAATTCCGGATTCCGTTTATTTAGCTGACCCGCAGTTTCATAATCCCGGAAGAGATAGCGTGATTTTGGGCCTTCAGCCATTCCTTGAGCTACTGGAACCTGGGCGAATTAACCTTGATTCCACCGGTCGGCTACCTATTCTTCAGCACACGAAACTAGGATGGGTAGTTTCAGGTCGTTACGAGGAACCTTTACATTCGTCTCCGGTTATCTCCACCTGCCTAATAACCTCTGTAGACAACCACCTTTCTCGGCAGTTGCAGAAGTTTTTTGGAATAGAAGAGTACATGCACCAAGGAGCTCACTTCAGTGAGGAGGAGAAGGCCTGTGAGGCACATTTCGAGCTGCATGCCATTCACGATAACGCCGGTCGATTTCAAGTTCGTCTTCCTTGTCGCGAAGACCCTACATTGCTCGGGGAATCTCGCAACATCGCTATTAGGCACCGAGAGCAAATTAAACGAAAGCTAGTTAGAACTCATCTGCTTATGAGCCAGTATCACTGCTTTCTACGTGAATATCTCGATGCTGGCCACATGTCTCTCGCCAAAACACCGCATCCGCATCATTGTGTCCTGAAAGAATCTAGCTCCACTACAAAATATTGCGTCGTGTTAATGATTGGTCCTGTTCTCCAAGATTCGCTTATCGATATTCTGCTGCGATTTCGATTCCCAGTAGTAGCGTTAACAGGTGATATACAGCAGATGTACCGTATGGTACAGGTGGCTATGGAAGATCGCGAATACCAGCAAATATTGTGGCGATGGAAGGCAGAGGACACCATTGATGAGCACACACTGAACACTGTAACCTACGGTACGAAAACGGCGTCATACCTTGCAACGAAATGCGTGCAACAGCTGCTTAACCAGTATGCAAGGAGTGCCTTCACCGTGGTTCAGAAGACATTGAAGGGGACCTATGTTGATGAGGTTTTAACTGGTGCAGACTCTCCGGAAGAAGCTTGGCAGTTGAGGCGACAGCTTTCAGAAAAATTTGCGTCCGTTGGATTCCATTTACGGAAGTGGGCGTCCAATTGCACAGCAGCCCTAGAAGGAGTACCTAAAGCGGATTTGCAAATAAGGAACTAA
- the LOC131676017 gene encoding uncharacterized protein LOC131676017 → MQRLWKLKVDWDETPPGELINDWPLRVYLHGYSDASERAMGAYIYIRSVDETGNYSSHLLCAKSKTAPIGNGRSTIPRLELCAAVILARLINNVTATLSIQFHEIRAYSDSQVALAWIAGGASRSKTYVGNRMAEIATLLPSENWYHIGTHSNPADIISRGALPVGLQGNILWWHGPDWQHSLPLPELNVAQRQQVDRERKSVTVSLMIVYENCFLNEMLARYYPNKQMLLRVTARLLRFGSRRPGRLTAGELDHALMIYVRHTHQKHFLNDINRLKEGKSVHRGSFVYLLDPCLDDNGLLRVGGRLRQSKLSYDMKHKLLLPRHSILTSLILHDEHVHNLHCGPQTLLAISRR, encoded by the exons ATGCAACGATTGTGGAAGCTGAAGGTGGACTGGGATGAAACTCCCCCTGGTGAGTTGATCAATGACTG GCCATTGCGAGTCTACCTGCACGGCTACAGTGATGCTTCCGAGAGGGCAATGGGCGCTTACATCTATATTCGCTCAGTCGATGAAACAGGAAACTATTCATCTCATCTTCTTTGTGCTAAATCAAAAACCGCACCAATCGGAAACGGAAGGTCTACGATACCTCGCTTAGAATTGTGTGCTGCGGTAATATTAGCTCGTCTCATCAACAACGTCACTGCAACGCTGTCGATACAATTCCACGAGATTCGTGCCTATAGTGATTCACAAGTGGCTTTGGCATGGATAGCTGGCGGTGCCTCAAGATCGAAGACATACGTCGGAAACCGCATGGCGGAGATCGCAACCCTCTTGCCATCTGAAAATTGGTATCACATCGGCACTCACAGCAATCCTGCTGACATAATATCTCGTGGTGCTCTCCCCGTTGGTTTACAAGGAAACATCCTCTGGTGGCACGGCCCAGACTGGCAACACTCGTTACCGCTTCCAGAACTCAACGTCGCACAAAGGCAGCAAGTCGATCGCGAACGAAAGTCGGTGACAGTAAGTCTTATGATAGTATACGAAAATTGCTTTTTGAATGAGATGTTAGCTCGATACTATCCGAACAAACAAATGCTGCTGCGAGTCACCGCTCGTCTTTTAAGATTTGGTTCCCGCCGTCCTGGACGTTTGACAGCTGGGGAGCTGGACCATGCCCTTATGATTTATGTACGACACACGCATCAGAAGCACTTTTTGAACGATATTAACCGGTTGAAGGAAGGCAAGAGCGTACACCGTGGAAGTTTTGTCTACTTGTTGGATCCTTGTTTGGATGATAATGGTCTCCTCAGGGTGGGCGGCAGGCTTCGGCAATCTAAACTAAGCTACGACATGAAACATAAGCTGCTATTGCCACGCCACTCCATTCTGACATCTCTAATATTACACGACGAACATGTTCACAATCTGCACTGTGGACCACAAACCCTGCTGGCTATTTCTCGACGGTGA